One genomic region from Sphingobacterium sp. UGAL515B_05 encodes:
- a CDS encoding sulfatase: MKIRISLFALLTSIFYKTSSAQKRPNIVIIISDDHAYQTIGAYGSKYGKTPQIDRIADQGALFKNAFVNNSICGPSRATLLTGKYSHKNGFKDNETSEFDFSQDLFVKQLQNVGYNTAWVGKIHLGDKLQGFNYYDILVGQGTYFNPDFISKQGLKRAEGYVSDIVTEKAIDWLDTVDADKPFCLVIGHKATHRTWMPDPKDFGSYDTATFNLPTTFYDNYQSRPAAALQEMSIDKDMKMGYDLKMFNSLEDMMADGNFKRMNQVQKDSYIAYYRPIYEQLKQGNLTGKQLAEWKFRRYMIDYLNTAQSMDRNIGKVLDYLDQKSLRENTIVIYLSDQGFYMGEHGWFDKRWMYEESFRTPMVMRYPALLHANSIINAKIVNADIAPTLLELAAIKKPKDMQGESFVHVLKNNKEEHRKDLFYHYFENGEHAVSPHFGVRDDRYKLIRYYKRIENWELFDLQKDPNELHNVYKDPAYQSVVKLMKKKLITQMRQFDDKEAEAIYKINID; this comes from the coding sequence ATGAAAATCAGGATCTCTTTATTTGCCCTACTGACATCCATCTTTTACAAAACCTCATCTGCACAGAAAAGACCAAATATCGTCATTATTATTTCGGATGATCACGCTTACCAAACCATTGGTGCCTATGGATCAAAATATGGAAAGACCCCCCAGATAGACCGCATCGCTGATCAAGGAGCTCTATTTAAAAATGCATTTGTTAATAACTCCATTTGCGGCCCATCTCGCGCAACATTGTTAACCGGGAAATACAGCCATAAAAATGGATTCAAGGATAATGAAACCTCTGAATTCGACTTTAGTCAGGATCTTTTTGTCAAGCAGTTGCAAAATGTGGGGTACAACACCGCCTGGGTGGGCAAGATTCATTTGGGTGACAAATTGCAAGGCTTCAATTATTATGATATTCTAGTTGGTCAGGGCACCTATTTTAATCCAGATTTTATCAGTAAACAAGGCCTTAAACGTGCAGAAGGCTATGTATCTGATATCGTGACCGAAAAAGCGATCGACTGGCTCGATACCGTAGATGCTGATAAGCCATTTTGTCTGGTCATTGGTCACAAAGCCACACACCGTACCTGGATGCCAGATCCAAAGGACTTTGGCAGCTATGATACTGCAACCTTTAACTTACCAACCACTTTTTACGATAATTACCAAAGTAGACCTGCGGCCGCATTGCAGGAAATGTCCATTGACAAGGACATGAAAATGGGCTACGATCTCAAAATGTTTAATTCGTTGGAAGACATGATGGCCGACGGTAACTTCAAGCGGATGAACCAAGTTCAAAAGGATAGCTATATCGCCTATTACCGGCCCATTTATGAACAACTAAAGCAAGGTAATTTGACAGGCAAGCAACTTGCAGAATGGAAGTTCAGACGTTATATGATTGATTATCTCAATACGGCTCAATCTATGGACCGCAATATTGGGAAAGTACTAGATTATTTGGATCAAAAATCACTCCGTGAAAATACAATTGTGATCTATCTTTCAGACCAAGGTTTTTATATGGGTGAGCATGGTTGGTTCGACAAACGTTGGATGTATGAGGAATCTTTTCGTACACCAATGGTCATGCGGTACCCAGCGCTATTACACGCAAATTCAATTATAAATGCTAAAATTGTCAACGCTGATATCGCTCCCACGTTATTGGAGCTAGCTGCTATCAAAAAACCGAAAGACATGCAAGGTGAATCTTTTGTGCATGTCCTGAAAAATAACAAAGAGGAACATCGCAAAGATCTGTTCTATCATTATTTTGAAAATGGAGAACATGCCGTGAGCCCCCATTTTGGCGTTCGTGATGACCGTTATAAATTGATCCGCTATTATAAACGAATCGAAAATTGGGAACTCTTTGATCTTCAAAAGGATCCCAATGAACTCCATAATGTCTACAAGGATCCTGCCTATCAAAGCGTCGTCAAACTGATGAAAAAGAAACTGATCACACAAATGCGCCAATTTGATGACAAAGAAGCAGAAGCTATATACAAAATCAACATCGACTAA
- a CDS encoding thioredoxin-like domain-containing protein — protein sequence MKKLLLTLTFGAFTLLTHAQITYTLAGKIDGKKANGQIVGLWANNGQNKIGSAVIKNNKFQIKGSISAPELVRIIIAPTEGSEQKLWKASVFYLDKGSVQLTGHIDSLPSYYYNPNLPNQKPIIEGSQAQSLADQLNRSIVQQKTALSKLDKDYMQEYHLPAIDGKFNTDRGISILKEMAPYKKTVFEKKWAFIKSNPTARVALDEASYMVMGYGEESLSKAQMDELLKIFESSWTGKTAYIELQAAITKAKATAIGSKILDGPILDKEGNRVQLTSIFPKDKKYILLEFWASWCGPCRGEIPHLRHTYATWKDKGFDIVSISLDEKEADWKKAMSEELMVWNQYNAREGFNSKIAQSYDIQGIPYALLIDSDGTIIKHGMRGASLDQALEELSK from the coding sequence ATGAAAAAACTACTTTTAACGCTTACTTTCGGTGCGTTTACGCTACTCACACATGCACAAATCACGTACACGCTTGCCGGAAAAATCGATGGAAAAAAAGCAAACGGACAGATCGTTGGTCTTTGGGCCAACAATGGGCAAAATAAAATTGGAAGTGCCGTCATTAAAAATAATAAGTTTCAAATCAAAGGATCTATTTCTGCTCCCGAACTGGTTAGAATCATTATTGCTCCCACAGAAGGTTCAGAGCAGAAACTTTGGAAAGCAAGCGTATTCTACTTAGACAAGGGAAGTGTCCAGCTGACCGGCCACATCGATAGCCTTCCATCTTATTATTATAATCCGAATTTGCCAAACCAAAAACCTATCATTGAAGGCTCTCAAGCGCAAAGCTTGGCGGATCAATTAAATCGAAGCATCGTTCAGCAAAAAACTGCGTTAAGTAAACTAGACAAGGACTATATGCAGGAGTATCACCTGCCGGCAATCGATGGAAAATTCAATACAGATCGGGGAATTTCCATTCTTAAAGAAATGGCGCCGTATAAGAAAACGGTTTTCGAAAAAAAATGGGCGTTTATTAAAAGCAACCCAACAGCTCGGGTTGCTTTGGATGAAGCCTCTTATATGGTCATGGGCTATGGCGAAGAAAGCCTCTCCAAAGCACAAATGGATGAACTGCTCAAAATTTTTGAATCATCATGGACAGGTAAAACAGCCTATATTGAATTACAGGCTGCAATAACAAAGGCCAAAGCAACCGCTATTGGTTCAAAAATATTAGATGGCCCTATCTTGGATAAAGAAGGGAACAGGGTACAGTTAACATCAATATTCCCAAAAGACAAAAAATATATTTTACTTGAATTTTGGGCTTCATGGTGTGGCCCTTGTAGAGGTGAAATTCCCCATCTAAGACATACTTATGCCACATGGAAAGACAAAGGTTTTGACATCGTAAGCATTTCACTTGATGAAAAAGAAGCTGACTGGAAAAAAGCCATGAGCGAAGAACTTATGGTTTGGAACCAATACAATGCCCGTGAAGGTTTCAACAGTAAGATTGCGCAAAGTTACGACATCCAGGGTATTCCCTACGCCCTCCTGATCGACTCAGATGGCACCATCATTAAACATGGTATGCGGGGAGCAAGCCTAGACCAGGCGCTGGAGGAACTCTCAAAATAA
- a CDS encoding FecR family protein yields the protein MTEKEIIALLKRYTNQQCTEDEIIFVESWYSSLDFKHPVQVEEFESIKLQTWKTIAPQQKTKKTLHRYAAAIWGILLLSTATYFLVQKTKKDIENTSTKIQPVGYRAMLFMGSKDSVNLNTLRIGETINANGIKLKKLDNATISYEVQADNKTRSELNKLIVPRGGQFKIRLADSSLVVVNSESELEFPSQFEGNERRIKMIGEGYFEVAKNKHKPFIVGTKDQQLTVLGTKFNIHAYRDEKNITTTLLEGKVQISTPKGQAILLPGDQALYNGQRVLVSKTKTTSVTTWKEDIFLFDSEPLGDIMQQLSRWYNVQVRFETKDIAQIRFTGSISKYQHVDQALRLLSITGKVKFIVDNQTIYVKAN from the coding sequence ATGACGGAAAAAGAAATTATAGCCCTTTTAAAGCGATACACGAATCAACAATGCACAGAAGATGAAATCATCTTTGTCGAATCCTGGTATAGTAGCCTAGACTTTAAGCATCCTGTACAGGTTGAAGAATTTGAATCAATAAAATTACAGACTTGGAAGACCATCGCTCCACAACAAAAAACAAAGAAAACACTTCATCGCTATGCGGCCGCCATATGGGGTATTTTACTCTTGTCTACTGCGACGTATTTTTTAGTTCAAAAAACTAAAAAGGATATCGAAAACACGTCCACCAAAATTCAGCCTGTAGGATATCGAGCAATGTTATTTATGGGGTCAAAAGACTCAGTAAACCTCAATACCCTACGAATAGGGGAAACGATAAATGCCAATGGCATCAAACTTAAAAAACTTGATAACGCAACGATTTCCTATGAAGTACAAGCTGACAACAAAACCAGAAGTGAATTAAATAAATTGATTGTACCTCGCGGAGGTCAGTTCAAAATTAGGCTAGCAGATAGTTCACTAGTGGTCGTCAATTCAGAATCTGAACTCGAATTCCCATCTCAATTTGAAGGCAATGAACGTCGAATAAAAATGATTGGCGAGGGTTATTTTGAAGTTGCCAAAAATAAGCATAAACCATTTATTGTAGGGACCAAAGATCAGCAGCTCACCGTATTAGGCACCAAATTTAATATACATGCCTATCGCGATGAAAAAAACATAACCACCACACTGTTGGAAGGGAAAGTTCAGATCTCAACGCCTAAAGGACAGGCAATCCTTCTCCCGGGGGATCAGGCACTATATAACGGTCAGCGGGTACTGGTTTCAAAGACGAAAACAACATCTGTCACAACATGGAAGGAAGATATCTTTCTATTTGACAGTGAACCTTTGGGCGATATCATGCAGCAATTGTCCAGATGGTACAATGTCCAAGTTAGGTTCGAGACGAAAGACATCGCTCAAATACGCTTTACTGGAAGTATATCAAAATATCAACATGTCGACCAGGCCCTCCGTCTACTTTCAATAACCGGAAAAGTAAAATTTATTGTTGACAACCAGACAATTTATGTAAAAGCAAACTAA
- a CDS encoding RNA polymerase sigma factor has protein sequence MEKYKECSDEQLFELIKLNNAEAYKVLYDRLFYILFSHALHKLRSKEDAQDLTQDLFMNIWNKREQININGQVINFLFASLRNSIINYYIKTKKQNEREELYHYFKTHFEATTERTIHKNELEKIIQNEIDALPLKMKQIYLLSRNQELSHKEIADLMAISELTVKKQVANALKILKKKVNYVLFTFF, from the coding sequence TTGGAAAAATATAAGGAATGTAGTGACGAACAACTTTTCGAGCTGATAAAGCTGAATAATGCTGAGGCGTATAAAGTTTTATACGACCGCTTGTTCTATATACTATTTTCTCATGCTTTGCATAAATTGAGATCAAAAGAGGATGCTCAGGACCTTACTCAAGATCTTTTTATGAATATCTGGAACAAACGCGAACAAATCAATATCAATGGACAAGTAATCAACTTTCTTTTCGCTTCGCTTCGCAATAGTATTATTAATTACTATATCAAGACAAAAAAACAAAATGAACGTGAGGAGCTGTATCATTATTTCAAAACCCATTTTGAAGCAACAACTGAACGCACGATTCATAAAAACGAACTCGAGAAAATTATTCAAAATGAAATAGATGCACTACCGCTTAAGATGAAACAGATTTACCTGCTCAGTAGGAATCAGGAACTCTCACATAAGGAAATTGCAGACCTCATGGCTATTTCGGAGTTAACTGTAAAAAAACAGGTGGCCAATGCACTCAAAATACTTAAGAAGAAGGTTAATTACGTACTTTTTACTTTTTTTTAA
- a CDS encoding RagB/SusD family nutrient uptake outer membrane protein: MKIKYLGIVLAGTLTMNSCSMVGDIDDIKPYYKMEEDNVVYNLASAESVLRGVYKSWRTFNVFSFRLYMSILSGNAVSKGGGLTGGQEFVTNSVQASNVALVNIYQGSYLTINTANNLIKLMERGDAKGAPEQRVQEIIAECKLQRALAHFQVLRHFGYFFDLLSPYGIVLRNSPFTGTETAARATVQESYDFILADLNEAIAHAPQSNEFHYYATKATAKALKAKVLLHMGKYNEAENIAKEAIDFAKGNGYQLEKSFRSIFINGYDSPEALFATYTGGPMESASDQIARTTYSENTKRVADMLIGGGNDGNLNTGEGYDQRFYLMFNPTLAGAQGNGKHPYSLNGTGKHNTQMILRLGEIYFIHAEASARNGHYDTARQSFQTMASRVGYPTDYAMSISNKILLNTIFQHKMLELLTENGEDWFDFVRYYHAGNVDLNAIKSTIKSNAQLVLPLPQAALAGNKQLQQNPL, translated from the coding sequence ATGAAGATAAAATATTTGGGAATAGTACTGGCAGGAACATTGACCATGAATTCCTGCTCCATGGTAGGTGATATCGATGATATCAAACCTTATTATAAAATGGAAGAAGACAATGTCGTCTATAATCTAGCATCGGCAGAATCGGTTTTACGTGGGGTATACAAAAGCTGGCGGACATTTAACGTATTCTCATTTAGGCTTTATATGTCCATTCTTTCAGGAAACGCAGTAAGTAAAGGTGGCGGCCTGACCGGAGGTCAGGAATTTGTCACCAACAGCGTACAAGCCAGCAATGTTGCTCTCGTCAATATCTATCAAGGTTCCTACCTAACAATCAACACAGCAAATAATTTGATTAAGCTGATGGAAAGAGGGGACGCAAAAGGTGCGCCCGAACAACGTGTCCAAGAAATTATTGCCGAATGTAAGCTCCAACGGGCCCTCGCCCATTTTCAGGTACTCCGTCATTTTGGTTATTTCTTTGATCTATTGTCTCCTTATGGTATTGTGTTGAGAAATTCACCTTTTACAGGGACGGAAACCGCAGCACGAGCAACCGTACAGGAAAGCTATGATTTTATACTGGCAGATCTGAACGAAGCGATTGCCCACGCCCCGCAAAGCAATGAATTCCATTATTACGCCACAAAAGCGACTGCAAAAGCCCTGAAAGCAAAAGTGCTTTTACATATGGGTAAATACAATGAAGCTGAAAATATTGCTAAAGAAGCTATTGACTTCGCTAAGGGTAATGGCTACCAACTAGAGAAGTCCTTTAGAAGCATCTTCATCAATGGATACGATTCGCCTGAAGCACTTTTTGCGACCTATACCGGAGGTCCGATGGAATCCGCATCCGATCAAATTGCCCGCACAACCTATAGCGAAAATACGAAACGTGTGGCTGATATGCTGATTGGCGGAGGCAATGATGGCAATCTCAATACAGGTGAGGGTTATGACCAACGGTTTTACCTCATGTTTAATCCGACACTAGCAGGCGCTCAGGGTAATGGTAAGCATCCTTATTCGCTGAATGGCACCGGTAAACACAACACACAAATGATACTACGTCTAGGTGAAATCTATTTCATCCATGCCGAAGCATCTGCTAGAAACGGTCATTATGATACAGCCCGTCAAAGTTTTCAAACGATGGCGTCTCGTGTTGGCTATCCCACAGATTATGCCATGAGCATCAGTAACAAAATACTACTCAACACTATCTTTCAACATAAAATGCTGGAATTACTTACCGAAAATGGCGAAGATTGGTTTGATTTTGTCCGTTACTATCACGCAGGAAATGTGGATTTAAATGCAATCAAGTCGACGATCAAATCGAACGCTCAACTGGTTTTACCATTACCCCAAGCTGCATTAGCAGGAAACAAGCAATTGCAACAAAATCCACTTTAA
- a CDS encoding SusC/RagA family TonB-linked outer membrane protein → MNIKYFNHVRFYLTLLLLTAFFTDFSVAAYAQKITLQTHESNLKTIIKRLENQSSYRFLYADDMLENTYPVTLSVKDKNLKDVLIDIFQGQPLTFQIENKTIIIKNKQQQLGTISGTIKRIDDNTALPGVTIKIVGEGLDLLTVSDPKGNYTFADVPYGTYQLSYSYIGYLTTASMIHLNTAKLNQNMTMRLADARLDQVVVIGYGAKKQKDLTSSISSINQEKLADFSNNAATFESILGGAAKGVLVTQNSGAPGSTAKLNIRGITSPLSGSTNEPLYVIDGVPFFIEGYSDFPTINPLSNIPISEIESIDILKDAAATAIYGSRGANGVVIVKTNRGKKNKPFTISADYTHSVNNPTHMYKPLSAEQFKDAQHSIIQNTIDGINDGKIDPYEAYYNQIPAIQQIAFVSPLADDGYGTPLKYRYDGLNNEAFGKANTDWTQIIRKKNARTSQFNLSLNGGSDNSNLAFNFNAFDQEGLYINNGLKRYSSRLSFDSNVTDHLTAGASLSYAYNTLKYGQQLFAEGNTKPWLVRPDLEAYDADGKFNRIDGTLMYGAPVMLSSPLAQLSNRGINNMQQFLGAAYAEYEVFQHFKLRGDISIASYNGTAHIFAPTYTQDDYTAFGTNLYATLNTNTSNNSNTSLNFRADYDWKKNGHQLYAMAGFGFDRSKNSGDSNSYEEFPDDEILTDPGSAARNTFFTYFRTDQGLNSIYSRLSYKYKDRYLAEANFRSDESSKFGPGNKRAYFPSLSMGWRINNEQFLQTVDWISDLKLRLSWGNTGSTNISNFLYRQFFVRSSNDLWAGKPAIVLDLNVPNRDVKWEKTREYNTGLDFAFFNNRFTGSVDLYDRYTTGALAPAPISLEAGSSTYSANIIDMSNKGFEIELAYDLIKKRDFTWNLSFNIARNRNKIEHLNGANINTYSLDSYIEGYPAGTRKGYLVEKIFDSQAEIDELNSSSPTGYYQNMATGIGDYKYRDLNGDGVINTNDRQVIATAQPKYFGGFYNRMHYKNFNFSFIFQYSKGAAAVMDDFQTSLFGMLGQSLQQEIYDDMWSPTKPDAHFAKITYYDPASNSRTSDRLVYETSFLRLKNINVSYALPTALTEKWSIKQISVFASASNLWTITKWPGLDPEFTGTYITTSTSSNDAYPMSKTFSLGIKAAF, encoded by the coding sequence ATGAATATTAAGTATTTTAATCATGTAAGATTTTATCTTACATTGTTACTTCTTACTGCTTTTTTTACGGACTTTTCTGTAGCCGCCTATGCGCAGAAAATCACCCTACAGACACATGAAAGCAATTTAAAAACAATTATAAAAAGGCTTGAGAACCAAAGCTCTTACCGTTTCCTGTATGCCGATGATATGTTAGAAAACACCTATCCGGTAACCTTGTCTGTCAAGGATAAAAATCTCAAGGATGTACTGATAGATATTTTCCAAGGACAGCCCCTGACCTTTCAGATTGAAAATAAAACTATTATTATAAAAAACAAGCAGCAACAACTCGGCACCATATCCGGTACAATCAAGCGCATTGATGACAATACAGCCCTACCAGGCGTAACGATCAAAATCGTCGGAGAAGGACTCGACCTTCTTACTGTCTCTGACCCAAAAGGAAATTACACCTTTGCCGATGTCCCTTACGGTACCTATCAGCTCTCCTACAGTTATATCGGTTATCTGACAACCGCATCCATGATTCATTTAAATACAGCAAAACTTAATCAAAATATGACGATGCGACTCGCTGACGCCAGATTGGATCAGGTTGTTGTTATCGGTTATGGAGCCAAAAAACAAAAGGATCTGACAAGTTCCATTTCTTCCATTAATCAGGAAAAATTAGCAGACTTCAGTAATAATGCCGCTACTTTTGAATCTATTCTAGGTGGCGCAGCAAAAGGTGTTCTGGTAACACAGAATTCCGGTGCGCCCGGATCAACTGCAAAGCTCAATATTCGGGGGATTACATCTCCCTTATCGGGCAGCACCAATGAACCTTTATATGTGATCGACGGAGTACCATTTTTTATCGAGGGTTATTCTGATTTTCCAACGATAAATCCGCTTTCAAATATACCCATTTCAGAAATCGAAAGTATTGACATCCTTAAAGATGCCGCTGCAACAGCTATTTACGGATCGCGTGGGGCAAATGGTGTCGTCATTGTCAAGACAAATCGCGGAAAAAAAAATAAACCCTTTACAATTTCGGCAGACTATACACATTCCGTCAATAACCCGACACACATGTATAAGCCTTTATCTGCAGAACAATTTAAGGACGCACAGCATAGCATTATCCAAAACACGATAGATGGAATCAATGACGGTAAAATTGATCCTTACGAGGCCTACTATAACCAAATCCCCGCTATACAACAAATTGCCTTCGTAAGCCCATTAGCAGATGACGGATATGGCACTCCCTTGAAATACCGTTATGATGGATTGAACAACGAGGCCTTTGGCAAAGCAAATACCGATTGGACACAAATAATTCGCAAAAAAAATGCCCGTACTTCGCAATTTAACCTCTCTCTAAATGGCGGCTCGGATAACAGTAACCTAGCGTTCAACTTTAATGCATTTGATCAAGAAGGATTATATATCAACAACGGTCTTAAACGTTACAGTAGTCGTCTATCGTTCGATAGTAACGTTACAGATCATCTTACTGCTGGAGCATCTTTGTCTTACGCTTACAATACATTAAAATATGGACAGCAATTGTTCGCTGAAGGTAATACGAAGCCTTGGCTCGTAAGACCTGATTTAGAGGCATACGATGCCGATGGAAAATTCAATCGTATTGACGGCACGTTGATGTATGGCGCTCCGGTGATGTTATCCAGTCCGTTGGCTCAGCTCAGCAATCGTGGCATAAACAATATGCAGCAATTTTTGGGAGCTGCTTATGCTGAATACGAAGTATTTCAGCATTTTAAATTGCGCGGCGACATTAGCATTGCATCTTACAATGGCACAGCTCATATTTTTGCACCGACCTATACACAGGATGACTATACTGCCTTCGGTACCAATTTATATGCGACGTTGAATACCAACACCTCCAACAACAGCAATACAAGTCTCAATTTCAGGGCTGACTACGATTGGAAAAAGAACGGGCATCAATTATATGCCATGGCTGGTTTTGGATTTGATCGTTCCAAAAATTCGGGTGATTCAAACAGCTACGAGGAATTCCCTGACGATGAAATTCTAACAGACCCCGGATCAGCGGCGCGAAATACATTTTTCACTTACTTCCGAACTGACCAAGGGTTAAATTCGATTTACAGTCGCTTAAGCTACAAATACAAAGATCGATATCTAGCTGAAGCCAACTTCCGCTCAGATGAATCCTCCAAATTTGGTCCAGGCAATAAACGTGCATATTTTCCATCCTTGTCCATGGGTTGGCGCATCAATAACGAACAGTTTCTGCAAACTGTGGATTGGATCAGCGACCTAAAACTACGTCTGAGCTGGGGCAATACGGGGTCAACCAATATCAGTAACTTTTTATACCGTCAGTTTTTTGTACGCAGTTCCAATGACCTCTGGGCAGGTAAACCGGCAATTGTATTAGATCTGAATGTTCCTAACCGTGATGTGAAATGGGAAAAAACGCGTGAGTATAACACGGGTTTGGATTTCGCATTCTTCAATAATCGGTTCACAGGTAGTGTTGATCTTTACGATCGCTATACGACTGGTGCATTGGCACCGGCTCCAATTTCCTTGGAAGCAGGATCCAGTACCTATTCCGCAAATATCATCGATATGAGCAATAAAGGGTTTGAGATCGAATTAGCCTATGACCTGATCAAAAAACGGGATTTCACCTGGAACCTATCCTTCAATATCGCCCGCAACCGAAATAAAATCGAACACTTAAACGGAGCAAATATTAACACCTATTCCTTAGATAGTTACATAGAGGGTTATCCTGCTGGTACCAGAAAAGGCTATTTGGTCGAAAAAATCTTTGACTCACAGGCAGAAATTGATGAACTGAACAGTAGTTCACCGACAGGGTATTATCAAAATATGGCCACAGGGATTGGCGACTACAAATATAGGGATCTCAATGGCGACGGTGTCATCAATACAAACGACCGTCAGGTTATCGCTACTGCGCAACCAAAATATTTCGGCGGTTTTTATAACCGTATGCATTATAAAAATTTTAATTTTTCTTTCATATTTCAATATTCCAAAGGAGCAGCAGCAGTAATGGATGACTTTCAGACAAGCCTCTTTGGCATGTTAGGTCAGAGCCTTCAACAGGAAATCTATGATGATATGTGGTCACCTACGAAACCTGATGCCCATTTCGCCAAAATAACCTATTATGACCCGGCATCAAATTCAAGAACTTCTGACCGTTTGGTATATGAGACATCCTTTCTACGCCTTAAAAACATCAATGTAAGTTATGCACTCCCGACAGCGTTGACAGAAAAATGGTCTATCAAACAAATATCGGTATTTGCTTCAGCGTCCAATTTATGGACCATCACCAAATGGCCGGGTTTAGATCCTGAGTTTACCGGGACATACATTACAACAAGTACATCCAGCAACGACGCTTATCCGATGTCAAAAACATTTTCTCTAGGTATTAAAGCAGCATTTTAA